The following proteins are encoded in a genomic region of Enterocloster clostridioformis:
- a CDS encoding class II fructose-bisphosphate aldolase, whose product MLVNMNHVLRYAQEKQCCIGAFDTPNLEILMAVIRAAEKREEPVIIQHAQLHECEMPIHIIGPIMVRMAKEARVPVCVMLDHGEDLDYVRKALDLGFSAVMYDGSSLAYEENVAMTREVVVMAKACNADVEAEIGIVTGHEGKIFAINDVSDAYTDPELAARYVKDTGIDALAASVGTVHGFYATKPKLDFDRIVKIKELTGLPLVMHGGSGISAADTQRAIRCGIRKINYFSYMSNAGVKAVKKLLEEKEVKYFHDLANAAVDAMEQDVLNAMGMFALE is encoded by the coding sequence ATGTTAGTAAATATGAACCATGTTCTGCGGTATGCGCAAGAGAAGCAATGCTGTATAGGCGCCTTTGACACGCCGAATCTGGAAATTCTTATGGCGGTCATACGGGCGGCAGAGAAACGTGAGGAACCAGTTATTATCCAGCACGCACAGCTTCACGAGTGCGAGATGCCTATTCATATCATCGGCCCCATCATGGTGCGTATGGCGAAGGAGGCCAGGGTTCCTGTCTGCGTCATGCTGGACCACGGCGAGGACCTGGACTATGTGAGAAAAGCCCTGGATTTAGGCTTTTCCGCTGTTATGTATGATGGCTCATCCCTTGCTTACGAGGAAAATGTGGCTATGACCAGGGAAGTAGTGGTCATGGCAAAGGCCTGCAATGCGGACGTGGAGGCTGAGATTGGCATTGTCACAGGCCATGAGGGAAAAATCTTTGCCATCAACGATGTGAGCGACGCTTATACGGACCCTGAGCTGGCGGCCAGATATGTAAAGGATACGGGAATAGACGCCCTGGCTGCATCGGTGGGAACCGTCCACGGATTCTATGCCACCAAGCCAAAGCTGGATTTTGACCGGATTGTGAAAATTAAGGAATTGACAGGGCTTCCGCTGGTAATGCACGGGGGATCCGGCATCAGCGCGGCGGATACCCAGAGGGCGATCCGCTGCGGTATCCGTAAAATCAACTATTTCTCCTACATGTCTAACGCGGGCGTGAAGGCAGTGAAGAAACTGCTGGAGGAGAAGGAAGTCAAATATTTCCATGATTTGGCTAATGCGGCAGTGGATGCGATGGAGCAGGATGTGCTGAATGCTATGGGGATGTTTGCGTTAGAGTAG
- a CDS encoding SIS domain-containing protein, with protein sequence MFNFDEAKVLQEHKNGLGIVGATEKAVDEVVRRGYKNIFYIGIGGTVLYANQMAHIVREEGSTIPLFIENAADFCVVDNPHFSKDSVVVIESISGDTKEVVAAVDKTHEIGATVIGYVEKEGSPLYEKSDYLITTTGGGYYFWYTVTLRFMYHAGQFPRYGKFFEELKNMPENVVEIYKKADVKAAEYAKAYQDEPIQYLVGSGNLEDWAVCYGMCIMEEMQWMRTRPISASNFFHGTLEVIDKDTSVILIKGEDKTRPLMDRVENFVHKISAKVTVFDSKDFELKGISDEFRGMLCPIIMRSAFQRVSTHLEHNRRHPLAIRRYYRRLDY encoded by the coding sequence ATGTTTAATTTTGATGAGGCAAAGGTTCTGCAGGAGCACAAAAACGGACTCGGCATTGTGGGAGCAACAGAGAAAGCAGTAGATGAGGTAGTGAGGAGAGGATATAAAAATATTTTCTACATCGGAATTGGGGGAACCGTGCTTTATGCCAACCAGATGGCCCACATAGTAAGGGAAGAAGGTTCTACCATTCCGCTGTTCATCGAAAACGCAGCGGACTTCTGTGTGGTGGACAATCCCCATTTTTCCAAAGATTCGGTGGTAGTCATTGAGAGTATTTCCGGTGATACGAAGGAAGTGGTGGCTGCGGTGGATAAGACCCATGAAATCGGAGCAACGGTTATAGGGTATGTGGAGAAGGAAGGCAGTCCGCTCTATGAAAAATCAGATTATCTCATAACCACCACAGGCGGCGGATACTATTTCTGGTACACCGTGACCCTGCGCTTCATGTATCATGCAGGCCAGTTCCCACGGTACGGGAAGTTTTTTGAGGAGCTTAAGAATATGCCTGAAAATGTGGTGGAGATTTATAAGAAGGCAGATGTCAAAGCGGCGGAATACGCGAAAGCATATCAGGATGAACCTATTCAGTATCTGGTTGGTTCCGGCAATCTGGAGGACTGGGCTGTCTGCTATGGTATGTGTATCATGGAAGAGATGCAGTGGATGCGTACAAGACCCATATCGGCCTCTAATTTCTTCCACGGGACATTGGAGGTTATTGACAAGGATACCTCTGTAATTTTAATCAAGGGTGAGGATAAGACACGTCCGCTTATGGACAGGGTGGAAAATTTTGTCCACAAGATCAGCGCTAAGGTGACTGTGTTTGACAGCAAGGATTTTGAGCTTAAGGGGATTAGCGATGAGTTCAGGGGAATGCTCTGCCCAATCATCATGCGTTCTGCCTTCCAGAGGGTATCCACCCATCTGGAGCATAACAGACGGCATCCTTTGGCCATCAGGAGATATTATAGGAGACTGGATTACTAA
- a CDS encoding GntR family transcriptional regulator, with translation MGKLNKESSVPLYQQLMEVIQNQILNGELKENDRIPTEIELSREYDVSRITVRKAVELLVEEEILVKRQGIGTFVSQKKLCRNINGFMGFTQSCLAEGNTAGAQLVSAELAEATMVDAEELKIQEHEKIIRIVRVRTCDGIPVMLEENHFPARFAYLLGHDLTGSLYQILAENGTIMENGIKRIGICQANEIEHKYLGVDLDKPLLYVKDVSYDREGNPVHNCKSVINPDRYKMTVMVNA, from the coding sequence ATGGGAAAACTGAACAAGGAATCAAGCGTCCCTTTGTATCAGCAGCTGATGGAGGTAATCCAGAATCAGATACTCAACGGAGAATTAAAAGAAAATGACAGGATACCTACTGAGATAGAGCTGAGCAGGGAGTATGACGTCAGCAGGATAACAGTGCGTAAAGCCGTGGAATTATTGGTGGAGGAGGAGATACTGGTAAAGCGCCAGGGCATAGGAACCTTTGTGTCGCAGAAAAAGCTTTGCCGCAATATCAATGGTTTCATGGGATTTACTCAGAGCTGTCTGGCGGAGGGAAACACGGCCGGGGCACAGTTGGTGTCTGCGGAACTGGCAGAGGCCACCATGGTGGACGCAGAGGAACTGAAGATTCAGGAGCATGAGAAAATCATTAGGATTGTGCGGGTGCGAACCTGTGACGGGATTCCCGTTATGCTGGAGGAAAATCATTTTCCGGCCCGTTTCGCATACCTTTTGGGCCATGATCTCACAGGATCCCTCTATCAGATATTGGCGGAGAATGGGACAATTATGGAGAATGGCATTAAGAGGATTGGAATATGCCAGGCCAATGAGATTGAACACAAGTATTTGGGCGTGGATCTTGACAAACCCCTGCTCTATGTGAAGGATGTCAGCTATGATCGGGAGGGAAATCCTGTCCACAACTGTAAAAGTGTGATTAATCCGGACCGCTATAAAATGACGGTCATGGTTAATGCTTGA
- a CDS encoding PfkB family carbohydrate kinase has translation MLRVLGLGDNVVDKYMHIRTMYPGGNALNFAVYAKMFGIEAGYLGVFGDDEAAAHVYDTIRGLGLDLSHCRFYPGENGYAKVRLDDGDRVFIGSNKGGVSKEHPLELTGMDRAYIAGYDIVHTSIFSYVEDELPLIRQASSFVSMDFSDSADKEYLRQCAPYIDCASISCGDMPRNEIEKKMALIRKFGCRHIVIATRGSKGALVMVDGRLYEQSPCLVEAVDTMGAGDSFITCFLINYVDAMKDSRDFPAASGARGTVTAADYQDLAVRTSLYRAAVYSAGNCQKDGSFGFGKVFQDE, from the coding sequence ATGTTAAGAGTACTGGGATTGGGCGATAACGTGGTGGATAAGTATATGCATATCCGTACCATGTACCCCGGCGGAAACGCATTGAATTTTGCAGTCTATGCAAAGATGTTCGGAATTGAAGCCGGCTATCTGGGAGTGTTCGGAGATGATGAGGCTGCCGCCCATGTATATGATACGATCCGTGGTCTTGGGCTGGATCTCTCCCACTGCCGTTTTTATCCGGGAGAGAACGGATACGCTAAGGTGCGTCTGGACGACGGGGACCGGGTGTTCATCGGCTCCAACAAAGGCGGGGTATCAAAGGAACATCCTCTGGAGCTGACTGGAATGGACAGGGCTTATATAGCCGGCTATGACATTGTACATACCAGTATCTTCAGTTATGTGGAAGATGAACTTCCGTTAATCCGTCAGGCATCATCCTTTGTATCCATGGATTTTTCGGACAGTGCAGACAAGGAGTATTTGAGACAATGCGCGCCATATATTGACTGTGCCAGTATCTCCTGCGGCGATATGCCCAGAAATGAGATTGAGAAAAAGATGGCTCTGATTCGGAAATTCGGATGCAGACATATTGTTATTGCTACCAGGGGGTCCAAGGGAGCGCTGGTAATGGTAGACGGGCGTCTCTACGAACAGTCCCCATGTTTGGTAGAGGCGGTGGATACCATGGGAGCGGGAGATTCCTTCATTACCTGTTTCCTGATAAATTATGTGGATGCCATGAAGGACTCCAGGGACTTCCCGGCAGCATCGGGAGCCAGAGGAACAGTGACAGCTGCAGACTATCAGGATTTGGCAGTCAGAACCAGTCTGTACCGCGCAGCCGTTTACTCGGCAGGCAACTGCCAGAAGGATGGATCATTCGGATTTGGCAAAGTGTTTCAGGATGAGTAA
- a CDS encoding ABC transporter substrate-binding protein has protein sequence MRKFVKKAAAALLAGTMAMSLTACAGFTPSGGDSKKDAPASSEAGADTGVAQAAQTPGERKTIKFFHRFPDEPFNGFIESKIAEYAEARPDIDIVVESAQNDPYKEKIKVVVGGNDAPDIFFSWCGEFSERFLRENLIMDLTPYLEADKEWKDSLMESQLVNYTKDGVTYGIPFRLDCKLFFYNTQIFEQNGLKAPATWNELIEVCDKLKAAGITPISYGNQEKWPAAHYIGSLNQMLVSDEVREKDFDPAQGEFTDPGYEEALKCYQQLIPYCNDAVNGTAADMARTNFAMGKSAMYYAELIEIPYITDLNADLDYGMFKFPVVEGPGNPDILTGVPEGFVVSSKTQYPDECIEFLKWFLGPEVGREQAQTIGWFNASKNVTEGVNDTKLLDGYKVVNEAKIMGPWFDNALYSTTCDEYLTAASDLTNGDITPAEAMARVQKVAKEAQSLVSGQTKSE, from the coding sequence ATGAGAAAGTTTGTTAAGAAAGCGGCGGCTGCCCTGTTGGCAGGAACCATGGCAATGTCACTTACAGCTTGTGCGGGATTTACCCCCAGCGGCGGTGACAGCAAGAAGGACGCGCCGGCTTCGTCGGAGGCAGGAGCTGACACAGGTGTTGCTCAGGCTGCTCAGACACCAGGAGAGAGAAAAACCATAAAGTTTTTCCACAGGTTTCCTGATGAGCCGTTCAATGGCTTTATCGAAAGCAAGATTGCTGAGTATGCGGAGGCGCGTCCCGATATCGACATCGTAGTTGAGAGTGCCCAGAATGATCCATACAAAGAAAAAATTAAGGTAGTGGTTGGCGGTAATGATGCTCCTGATATTTTCTTTAGCTGGTGCGGCGAGTTTTCGGAACGGTTTTTAAGAGAAAACCTGATTATGGATCTTACCCCGTACCTTGAAGCAGATAAGGAGTGGAAGGATTCTCTCATGGAGTCCCAGCTGGTAAACTATACGAAGGACGGTGTTACATACGGTATTCCATTCAGACTTGACTGCAAGCTTTTCTTCTACAATACACAAATATTTGAACAGAACGGCCTGAAGGCACCGGCTACATGGAATGAGCTCATTGAAGTGTGTGATAAGCTGAAAGCGGCCGGTATCACTCCCATATCTTATGGAAACCAGGAAAAGTGGCCGGCAGCGCACTATATTGGCAGCTTGAACCAGATGCTTGTAAGCGATGAGGTGAGAGAGAAAGATTTTGATCCTGCCCAGGGAGAGTTCACCGATCCTGGTTATGAAGAAGCATTAAAATGCTATCAGCAGCTGATTCCTTATTGCAACGATGCAGTGAATGGTACAGCAGCAGACATGGCCAGAACCAATTTTGCAATGGGCAAGTCAGCAATGTACTATGCAGAACTCATTGAGATTCCATATATTACAGACCTGAACGCCGACCTGGATTACGGTATGTTCAAATTTCCTGTAGTGGAAGGTCCAGGCAATCCTGATATATTAACCGGCGTTCCGGAAGGATTTGTGGTTTCGTCCAAAACACAGTATCCGGACGAATGTATCGAGTTCCTGAAATGGTTCTTGGGACCGGAAGTAGGCAGGGAGCAGGCACAGACCATCGGCTGGTTCAACGCATCAAAAAATGTGACAGAAGGAGTCAATGATACGAAACTGCTGGACGGCTATAAGGTTGTAAATGAAGCCAAAATCATGGGACCATGGTTTGACAACGCTCTTTATTCAACAACATGTGATGAATATCTCACAGCAGCTTCCGACCTTACAAATGGAGATATTACACCTGCGGAGGCAATGGCAAGAGTACAGAAAGTCGCTAAAGAAGCCCAGAGTCTTGTATCCGGGCAGACCAAGTCAGAGTAA